AAGCCACCCTTGAGGGTGGGAGGAACGCCTCTATATAAAAGTAATATTATGGCAAAGCTACTAGGTATAGAAACTCTTTACATAAAAGATGATGGTTTAAATCCAACAGGTTCATTGAAAGATAGAGCGTCTGCTATAGCCGTTGTAAAAGCACAAGAGGCAGGCATGAGCATCGTCGCCTGTGCTTCCACTGGGAACGCTGCCTCTTCGTTGGCGGGGAACATAGCGTCTATGGGAAATGAAATGAAGGCTGTTATTTTTGTTCCCTCGCGAGCCCCGATCGGAAAGGTCACTCAGTTGTTGGTTTTTGGAGCTTTAGTTTTATCAGTAAAGGGATCTTATGAAGAAACTTTTTATCTCTCACAAGAAGCTATTGATAAGTGGGGATGGTATAACAGAAACGCTGCGATTAACCCCTACTTAGTTGAAGGTAAAAAAACTTCTTCAATTGAAATCGCTGAACAATTAAACTGGCAAATGGTTGATTGGTTAGTTTACTCTGTGGGTGATGGGTGTACAATAGCAGGTGCTTGGAAAGGCATGTATGATTTAAAACAAATAGGATTCATCGATAAACTACCGAGGTTATTAGGAGTGCAATCTGAAGGTTGTGCACCAATTACTCAGGCATTTAAAAGCGATAAAGATCTTGTTCCGGTTCCAGAAAATACCATTGCTGATAGTATTGCTGTTGGAAAACCTCGAAATTATATAAAATCTATCAAGGCTGTTAAAGATTCCGATGGTGATATGATTAACGTTACAGATGATGAAATATTAAATATGATAAAAATCTTAGGAAAGAATACCGGCATTTTTGGTGAGCCGGCAGGAGTGGCTGGGTTAGCCGGTATAA
The nucleotide sequence above comes from Petrotoga miotherma DSM 10691. Encoded proteins:
- a CDS encoding threonine synthase; the protein is MEGRKLKYVKDLVCISCGEKYEASPTQYLCPKCGEKGILDVEYDYEKIKKDWNKQDLKANPDPSIWRYSPLLPIDPNTPKPPLRVGGTPLYKSNIMAKLLGIETLYIKDDGLNPTGSLKDRASAIAVVKAQEAGMSIVACASTGNAASSLAGNIASMGNEMKAVIFVPSRAPIGKVTQLLVFGALVLSVKGSYEETFYLSQEAIDKWGWYNRNAAINPYLVEGKKTSSIEIAEQLNWQMVDWLVYSVGDGCTIAGAWKGMYDLKQIGFIDKLPRLLGVQSEGCAPITQAFKSDKDLVPVPENTIADSIAVGKPRNYIKSIKAVKDSDGDMINVTDDEILNMIKILGKNTGIFGEPAGVAGLAGIKKAVEKGIIKPTESVAVVVTGNGLKDIKNAEKAVGAPLILQPDLKELSQLLKDYNF